The Corynebacterium camporealensis genome contains a region encoding:
- the glgB gene encoding 1,4-alpha-glucan branching protein GlgB, with product MTIPAADLARLNNCQHHAPHDFYGWHDGVVRTRRPNAEAIEVRTADATIPMEPVGDDIWEAPLPEEQDYRLAITYPGQPAREVACGYHFLPTLTSFDQHLIGEGRHERLWEVLGAHVRHYETDLGPVDGVSFAVWAPNARGVAVVGHFCGWNPTQYPMRSLGSTGIWEVFIPGIGAGEQYKFAIQTAHGQRIDKSDPMARKTLAPPETASVVVDEDYEWNDSEWMEARNEDLNVPMSIYELHVGSWKQGSNYASLRAELIDYLLEHNFTHVEFLPVAEHPFGGSWGYQVSGYYAPSARWGDPDELRALIDDLHNAGIGVIVDWVPAHFPKDEFALGRFDGSALYEHPDWRRGEQSDWGTYVFDFGRNEVRNFLVANALYWAEEFHIDGLRVDAVASMLYLDYSRDEWLPNQYGGRENLEAVAFLQETNATVHRHFPGLLTIAEESTSWPGVTAPTSEGGLGFSLKWNMGWMNDTLEYFQKDPIYRSHHHDGLTFSLVYAFSERYVLPFSHDEVVHGKGSLWTRIPGDNWNKAAGLRSLFGYMFSHPGKKLLFMGQEFGQETEWAEGFSVDWSNLEGWGSEFHHGIKRLVRDLNTVYKDQPALWSQDFTGEGFQWTKADDYNNSVLGYVRYGSNGETLLAVCNFSGNAIDNYQMWVPKDGNWKMVINTDDAVYCGAGTDLPQQVTSQDNAMQLQMPAHSVQWYELA from the coding sequence ATGACTATCCCCGCTGCAGACCTTGCGCGACTGAATAACTGCCAACACCATGCCCCGCATGATTTCTATGGCTGGCACGACGGCGTGGTGCGCACCCGCCGCCCGAATGCGGAAGCAATCGAGGTCCGCACTGCCGATGCCACCATTCCGATGGAACCTGTGGGCGACGACATCTGGGAAGCCCCGCTTCCTGAGGAGCAGGACTACCGCCTGGCCATTACCTACCCGGGCCAGCCTGCCCGCGAGGTCGCTTGTGGCTACCACTTCCTGCCCACGCTGACGAGCTTCGACCAGCACCTCATTGGTGAAGGCCGCCACGAGCGCCTCTGGGAGGTCTTAGGTGCGCACGTGCGTCACTACGAGACGGATCTCGGCCCAGTTGATGGCGTGTCCTTTGCGGTGTGGGCGCCGAATGCCCGCGGTGTCGCTGTGGTGGGTCACTTCTGTGGTTGGAACCCAACCCAGTACCCGATGCGTTCGCTGGGCTCGACTGGTATCTGGGAAGTCTTCATCCCGGGCATTGGTGCTGGTGAGCAGTACAAGTTTGCGATTCAGACGGCGCACGGTCAGCGCATCGATAAGTCTGATCCCATGGCGCGCAAAACCTTGGCCCCGCCGGAGACTGCCTCGGTGGTCGTGGATGAAGACTACGAGTGGAATGACTCGGAGTGGATGGAAGCTCGCAATGAGGACCTCAATGTCCCGATGAGCATCTACGAGCTGCATGTCGGTTCCTGGAAGCAGGGTTCGAACTATGCCTCGCTGCGCGCGGAACTCATTGATTACCTGTTGGAGCACAACTTCACCCACGTGGAGTTCCTACCGGTGGCTGAGCACCCCTTCGGCGGGTCCTGGGGTTACCAGGTGTCTGGTTACTATGCTCCGTCGGCTCGCTGGGGAGACCCGGATGAGCTGCGCGCGCTTATCGATGACCTGCACAACGCCGGCATCGGCGTCATCGTCGACTGGGTGCCTGCCCACTTCCCGAAGGATGAGTTCGCGTTGGGTCGCTTTGATGGTTCAGCACTCTATGAGCACCCGGACTGGCGTCGCGGTGAACAGTCGGATTGGGGAACCTACGTCTTCGACTTTGGCCGCAATGAGGTCCGTAACTTCCTGGTGGCCAATGCGTTGTATTGGGCGGAGGAATTCCACATCGATGGTCTGCGCGTGGATGCCGTCGCCTCGATGCTGTATCTGGATTACTCGCGTGATGAGTGGCTGCCTAATCAGTACGGCGGTCGCGAGAACCTCGAGGCTGTCGCCTTCTTGCAGGAGACGAATGCGACGGTGCATCGCCACTTCCCTGGCCTGCTCACCATTGCTGAGGAATCTACCTCCTGGCCAGGGGTGACCGCACCGACTTCTGAGGGTGGTCTGGGCTTTAGCCTGAAGTGGAACATGGGCTGGATGAACGACACTTTGGAGTACTTCCAAAAGGATCCGATTTATCGCAGTCACCACCACGATGGTTTGACTTTCTCGCTGGTCTACGCATTCTCGGAGCGCTACGTGCTGCCCTTTAGCCACGACGAGGTCGTCCACGGCAAGGGTTCGCTGTGGACGCGCATTCCGGGCGATAACTGGAACAAGGCCGCCGGCCTGCGCTCGTTGTTTGGCTACATGTTCTCCCACCCGGGCAAGAAGTTGCTGTTTATGGGCCAGGAGTTCGGCCAGGAAACTGAGTGGGCGGAGGGCTTCTCCGTGGATTGGTCCAACCTGGAAGGTTGGGGCAGCGAATTCCACCACGGCATCAAGCGCCTAGTCCGCGACCTGAATACCGTCTACAAGGATCAGCCTGCCCTGTGGTCGCAGGACTTTACTGGTGAGGGCTTCCAGTGGACCAAGGCCGATGACTACAACAACAGCGTGCTGGGCTATGTGCGCTACGGCAGCAACGGTGAAACGCTACTGGCAGTGTGCAACTTCTCCGGCAATGCCATCGACAACTACCAGATGTGGGTGCCCAAGGACGGAAACTGGAAGATGGTCATCAACACCGATGACGCTGTCTACTGTGGCGCAGGCACCGACCTGCCGCAGCAGGTGACCTCACAGGACAACGCGATGCAGCTGCAGATGCCTGCGCACTCCGTTCAATGGTACGAGCTTGCCTAG
- a CDS encoding ABC transporter ATP-binding protein produces the protein MTPTDEDWLIDFRDVELRRGGKTLVGPVDWQVELDERWVIIGPNGAGKTSLVRMAAAEEFPSKGVAYLMGERLGKTDMRDLRAQIGISSAAVQQRIPDQERVDDLVISAGYAVLGRWREEYQDMDFSRADDILAQVGATHLKKRTWGTLSEGEKKRVILARALMINPELLILDEPSAGMDLGGREDLVGYLGDLALDADAPAIVMITHHVEEIPYGFTHAMLLDEGKVVAKGLINSVLTSENLSKAFGQPIQVDRIGERYFARRLR, from the coding sequence ATGACACCTACTGACGAAGACTGGCTGATCGATTTCCGCGACGTCGAATTACGCCGTGGCGGCAAGACCTTAGTGGGGCCTGTGGACTGGCAAGTTGAGCTCGACGAGCGCTGGGTCATCATCGGGCCTAATGGTGCGGGCAAGACCTCGCTGGTCCGCATGGCTGCTGCTGAAGAATTCCCCTCCAAGGGCGTGGCGTACCTCATGGGCGAGCGTCTGGGTAAGACCGATATGCGTGACCTGCGCGCCCAGATTGGTATTTCTTCTGCCGCAGTCCAGCAGCGCATCCCAGACCAGGAGCGCGTCGATGACTTGGTTATTTCTGCCGGCTACGCCGTGCTGGGCCGTTGGCGTGAGGAATACCAGGACATGGATTTCTCCCGTGCCGATGACATCCTGGCCCAGGTCGGTGCGACGCATTTGAAGAAGCGCACCTGGGGCACCCTGTCTGAGGGTGAGAAAAAGCGCGTCATTCTAGCCCGCGCGCTGATGATTAACCCCGAGCTGCTCATCCTCGATGAGCCTTCCGCAGGTATGGATCTCGGCGGTCGCGAGGACCTTGTCGGCTACCTCGGTGACCTGGCCTTGGATGCTGATGCCCCGGCCATTGTCATGATCACCCACCATGTGGAGGAAATCCCGTACGGGTTTACGCACGCCATGCTTCTCGATGAGGGTAAGGTCGTGGCCAAAGGACTCATCAACTCGGTGCTGACCTCGGAAAACCTCAGCAAGGCTTTCGGGCAGCCCATCCAGGTCGACCGCATCGGAGAGCGCTACTTCGCCCGCCGTCTGCGCTAG
- a CDS encoding DUF2550 domain-containing protein: protein MSIWSILGWLLAGFVLICVCLAALRFFTLRSRGTTVLLRPMPAKDSHSWRHGILRYKGETAQYFMLRSVWPTCDLKFPRFDIEILGTRQIDDVEATFMSEASDVVHFRTGDKEYEIASDQHGMMAFCAWIEAAPSRRQEKVDFKRLQQRATRTSKPE, encoded by the coding sequence TTGAGCATTTGGAGCATCCTTGGCTGGCTGCTGGCCGGCTTCGTCCTGATTTGTGTGTGTCTTGCTGCGCTTCGCTTCTTCACGCTGCGCTCTCGCGGCACCACAGTGCTCCTGCGCCCGATGCCCGCGAAAGACAGCCATTCCTGGCGTCACGGCATCCTGCGCTATAAGGGCGAGACTGCTCAGTACTTTATGCTCCGCTCCGTATGGCCAACCTGTGACCTCAAGTTCCCACGCTTCGATATCGAGATTCTTGGCACCCGCCAGATTGACGATGTCGAAGCTACTTTTATGTCCGAAGCCAGCGATGTTGTGCATTTCCGCACTGGCGACAAGGAATACGAAATCGCCTCCGACCAACACGGAATGATGGCATTCTGCGCTTGGATTGAAGCAGCGCCTTCGAGGCGTCAAGAAAAGGTCGATTTCAAGCGCCTGCAGCAACGGGCCACCCGCACGTCGAAACCAGAATAG
- a CDS encoding thiamine-binding protein, with protein sequence MIVAFSVAPVVVETPDAEMSEAVSEAVRVVRESGLPNETNAMFTLIEGEWDEVFSVIKKATDAVRAVSPRTSLVIKADIREGVTGQLHDKVEAVNRRLNTDKEK encoded by the coding sequence ATGATTGTTGCATTTTCTGTTGCCCCAGTCGTGGTCGAGACCCCGGACGCAGAGATGTCCGAGGCGGTCTCCGAGGCCGTGCGCGTGGTCCGCGAATCCGGCCTGCCGAACGAGACCAACGCCATGTTCACGCTCATCGAAGGCGAGTGGGACGAGGTCTTTTCCGTCATCAAGAAGGCCACCGACGCCGTGCGCGCAGTATCGCCGCGTACCTCGCTGGTGATTAAGGCCGATATCCGCGAAGGGGTTACCGGCCAGCTGCACGACAAAGTAGAGGCCGTCAACCGCCGTCTGAACACCGACAAGGAGAAGTAA
- the nucS gene encoding endonuclease NucS, giving the protein MRLVIARCSVDYVGRLDAHLPLADRLILVKADGSVSVHADDRAYKPLNWMTPPCTIEESTIEDIDGEDTGETLWLVENPKGEQLRITLAEIHQDISFDLGEDPGLVKDGVEAHLQELLAEHIDTLGENYTLVRREYPTAIGPVDIMAKDADGKHVAVEVKRRGGIDGVEQLTRYLELLNRDELLAPVQGVIAAQELKPQARTLAEDRGIRCVILDYQELRGIESNELRLF; this is encoded by the coding sequence ATGCGCTTAGTCATCGCTCGTTGCTCAGTAGATTACGTCGGTCGCCTCGACGCCCACCTTCCACTTGCCGATAGGCTCATCCTCGTCAAAGCCGATGGCTCTGTCTCGGTGCATGCCGACGACCGCGCCTACAAGCCCCTGAATTGGATGACCCCGCCGTGCACGATTGAAGAATCCACCATCGAAGACATCGACGGCGAAGACACCGGCGAAACCCTCTGGCTAGTCGAAAACCCCAAGGGCGAACAGCTGCGAATCACCCTGGCCGAAATCCACCAGGACATCAGCTTTGATCTCGGCGAAGACCCAGGACTCGTCAAAGACGGCGTCGAAGCCCACCTCCAGGAACTCCTCGCCGAGCACATCGACACCCTCGGCGAAAACTACACCCTGGTGCGCCGCGAGTACCCCACAGCCATTGGCCCAGTAGACATCATGGCCAAGGACGCCGACGGCAAGCATGTCGCCGTCGAGGTCAAGCGCCGCGGTGGCATCGATGGCGTCGAACAGCTCACCCGCTACCTGGAACTGCTTAACCGCGACGAACTCCTCGCACCTGTCCAAGGCGTTATTGCCGCCCAGGAACTCAAGCCGCAGGCTCGCACCCTGGCCGAAGATCGCGGCATCCGCTGCGTCATCCTGGACTACCAGGAACTGCGTGGCATCGAGTCCAACGAATTGCGGCTGTTTTAA
- the atpD gene encoding F0F1 ATP synthase subunit beta, translating to MTSALQEQNTQSSAVAGRVVRVIGPVVDVEFPRDGLPALYNALTVEVDLEAVAKTVTLEVAQHLGDNLVRAVSMAPTDGLVRGAEVTDTGKPISVPVGDVVKGHVFNALGDCLDEPGLGRDGEQWGIHREPPAFDQLEGKTEILETGIKVIDLLTPYVKGGKIGLFGGAGVGKTVLIQEMITRIAREFSGTSVFAGVGERTREGTDLFLEMEEMGVLQDTALVFGQMDEPPGVRMRVALSGLTMAEYFRDVQNQDVLLFIDNIFRFTQAGSEVSTLLGRMPSAVGYQPTLADEMGVLQERITSTKGKSITSLQAVYVPADDYTDPAPATTFAHLDATTELDRGIASKGIYPAVNPLTSTSRILEPGIVGERHYEVAQRVIGILQKNKELQDIIAILGMDELSEEDKVTVQRARRIERFLGQNFFVAEKFTGLPGSYVPLADTIDAFERICNGEFDHYPEQAFNGLGGLDDVEAAYKKMTEK from the coding sequence ATGACTTCAGCTCTGCAAGAGCAGAACACACAGTCGTCGGCAGTCGCCGGCCGTGTGGTGCGTGTCATCGGTCCGGTCGTCGACGTGGAATTCCCGCGTGACGGACTGCCGGCACTGTATAACGCACTGACCGTCGAGGTTGACCTCGAGGCTGTTGCAAAGACTGTCACCCTCGAGGTCGCTCAGCACCTCGGTGACAACCTTGTCCGTGCCGTTTCCATGGCGCCGACCGACGGCCTTGTCCGCGGCGCCGAGGTAACCGACACCGGCAAGCCGATTTCCGTTCCCGTTGGCGATGTCGTCAAGGGCCACGTCTTCAACGCTCTGGGCGACTGCCTGGACGAGCCGGGTCTGGGCCGCGACGGTGAGCAGTGGGGCATCCACCGCGAGCCGCCGGCATTCGACCAGCTCGAGGGCAAGACCGAGATCCTTGAGACCGGCATTAAGGTCATCGACCTGCTGACCCCTTACGTTAAGGGCGGCAAGATTGGCCTCTTCGGCGGCGCAGGTGTGGGTAAGACCGTTCTTATCCAGGAGATGATTACTCGTATTGCACGCGAGTTTTCCGGTACCTCTGTCTTCGCCGGCGTCGGCGAGCGTACCCGTGAGGGCACCGACCTCTTCCTGGAAATGGAAGAGATGGGCGTTCTCCAGGACACCGCCCTCGTGTTCGGCCAGATGGACGAGCCTCCGGGAGTTCGTATGCGCGTGGCCCTGTCCGGCCTGACCATGGCGGAGTACTTCCGCGATGTGCAGAACCAGGACGTGCTGCTGTTCATCGACAACATCTTCCGCTTCACCCAGGCCGGTTCTGAGGTTTCGACCCTGCTGGGTCGTATGCCTTCCGCAGTGGGTTACCAGCCGACCCTGGCCGACGAGATGGGTGTGCTCCAGGAGCGCATTACCTCGACCAAGGGCAAGTCGATTACCTCGCTGCAGGCCGTTTACGTGCCTGCCGACGACTACACCGACCCGGCTCCGGCAACCACCTTCGCCCACCTGGATGCAACCACCGAGCTTGACCGTGGCATTGCTTCGAAGGGTATTTACCCAGCAGTGAACCCGCTGACCTCGACCTCTCGTATTCTCGAGCCAGGCATCGTCGGCGAGCGTCACTACGAAGTTGCCCAGCGCGTCATCGGTATTCTGCAGAAGAACAAGGAACTGCAGGACATCATCGCCATCCTGGGTATGGACGAGCTGTCTGAGGAAGACAAGGTTACCGTGCAGCGTGCACGTCGTATCGAGCGCTTCCTGGGCCAGAACTTCTTCGTTGCTGAGAAGTTCACCGGCCTGCCGGGCTCCTACGTCCCGCTGGCAGACACCATCGACGCCTTCGAGCGCATCTGCAACGGCGAATTCGACCACTACCCAGAGCAGGCCTTCAACGGCCTGGGTGGCCTGGACGACGTCGAGGCTGCGTACAAGAAGATGACCGAGAAGTAG
- a CDS encoding tetratricopeptide repeat protein, translated as MTNPNAGFTGGAFDLSQLKETSQQEVADSASFFTVTEENFEQDLVRRSAEVPVVALIGSSRSSASEELRKDFADLAKQGGGKFVVGYVDADKTPQIAQVFGVKNLPTTVALAAGQPVTNFEGAQPREALQQWTDMLAQKLGPQLSGASEQPQEEEEEPTDPRLLAAEEALNRGDFDAATATYDEILASEPDNAEIKQARDTVQLLRRLQGTGTDPLGAADAAPDDVNAQLVAADSEVVAGTPEKAFDRLLDFIQTHAGDDKQAAKDRLLELFKLYDAADPRVLDARTRLASALY; from the coding sequence ATGACGAACCCTAATGCCGGATTTACCGGCGGTGCTTTTGACCTAAGCCAGCTTAAAGAAACCTCGCAGCAAGAAGTCGCCGACAGCGCTTCCTTCTTTACCGTTACTGAGGAGAACTTCGAACAAGACCTCGTACGTCGTTCTGCTGAGGTCCCTGTCGTAGCACTGATCGGTAGCTCTCGTTCCAGCGCCTCGGAGGAACTGCGCAAGGACTTCGCCGACCTGGCCAAGCAGGGCGGCGGCAAGTTCGTCGTCGGCTACGTCGATGCCGATAAGACCCCACAGATCGCCCAGGTCTTCGGCGTGAAGAACCTGCCGACCACCGTGGCCCTCGCCGCCGGTCAGCCGGTCACCAACTTTGAAGGCGCCCAGCCGCGTGAGGCCCTGCAGCAGTGGACCGACATGTTGGCTCAAAAGCTTGGACCTCAGCTTTCCGGCGCTTCTGAGCAGCCACAGGAAGAGGAAGAAGAACCTACCGATCCGCGCCTGCTCGCTGCCGAAGAAGCGCTCAACCGCGGCGACTTCGATGCCGCCACTGCCACCTATGACGAGATTCTCGCCTCCGAGCCGGACAACGCCGAAATCAAGCAGGCCCGCGATACCGTCCAGTTGTTGCGTCGCCTGCAGGGCACTGGCACCGATCCATTGGGTGCCGCAGACGCCGCGCCTGACGATGTCAACGCCCAACTCGTCGCCGCCGACTCCGAAGTCGTAGCCGGCACGCCCGAGAAGGCCTTCGATCGTCTCCTGGACTTCATCCAGACCCATGCCGGAGACGACAAACAGGCGGCCAAAGACCGCCTGTTGGAGCTATTTAAGCTTTACGATGCCGCTGACCCCCGCGTGCTCGACGCCCGCACGCGCCTCGCCAGCGCTCTCTACTAA
- a CDS encoding maltotransferase domain-containing protein — MTSRLGIDDVRPVVSGGTLPSKAVVGEVVPVTALVWREGHDAVAATLSAWPAGASSVASATMQVDPHDQDRVHGTFSPGTQGRWFYRVDAWADPVATWRDAVQKKMAAGQGAKELDNDLRIGEDLFSRAALQTPTELAAPLMEAARKLIDTELSVPERVEDAFSAEVTHILRSHPLRENLVEGPIREVYVERKDALFNSWYELFPRSTGGVDANGEPVHGTFATTADALERVAAMGFDTVYFPPIHPIGKVHRKGKNNSVTAEPDDVGSPWAIQDHTATHPELGTMEDFEKLVERAEELGLEVALDLALQASPDHPWAKSHPEFFTVLPDGTIAYAENPPKKYQDIYPLNFDNAPDTIYEEIYRVVIGWVEAGVTTFRVDNPHTKPANFWSWLIAKVHATYPDVIFLAEAFTRAPRLFGLAKSGFSQSYTYFTWKTSKPELTEFMEMHREQADICRPNLFVNTPDILHESLQTGGRAMFAIRAVLASTLSPLWGVYSGFELYEHQAVKPGSEEYLDSEKYELRPRDFQAAVNSGDSLESFIRLLNTIRRENPALQQLRNLHFHNVDNSNIIAYSKVDTVSGNVVLVVVSLDPRNPQEATVDIDMAAIGRNPGEVYTVQDVITGAAYSWSNRNFVRLEPLRDVAHVFILPDADAELREQIAWREVTDYRP, encoded by the coding sequence ATGACTTCCCGGCTAGGCATTGATGATGTTCGCCCCGTCGTTTCCGGCGGGACCCTTCCTTCGAAGGCAGTTGTAGGAGAGGTAGTTCCGGTCACCGCACTGGTGTGGCGCGAAGGCCACGACGCAGTGGCAGCTACCCTATCGGCCTGGCCAGCAGGGGCCTCGTCGGTAGCTTCTGCCACCATGCAGGTAGACCCTCATGACCAGGACCGCGTGCACGGTACGTTTAGCCCGGGCACGCAGGGCCGTTGGTTCTACCGCGTGGATGCCTGGGCGGACCCTGTGGCTACCTGGCGCGATGCGGTGCAAAAGAAGATGGCTGCCGGCCAGGGCGCGAAGGAGCTCGACAACGACCTGCGCATCGGTGAGGATTTGTTCTCCCGCGCAGCACTGCAGACCCCAACCGAGCTGGCTGCCCCGCTGATGGAGGCTGCCCGCAAGCTGATTGATACCGAGCTGTCTGTGCCCGAGCGCGTCGAGGATGCCTTTAGCGCCGAGGTCACCCACATCCTGCGCAGCCACCCGCTGCGGGAGAATCTGGTCGAAGGCCCCATCCGTGAGGTCTACGTTGAGCGCAAGGACGCGCTGTTTAACTCCTGGTATGAGCTCTTTCCGCGCTCGACCGGTGGTGTCGATGCCAACGGTGAGCCGGTGCATGGCACCTTTGCCACCACTGCCGATGCCTTGGAGCGCGTGGCTGCCATGGGCTTTGACACCGTGTACTTCCCGCCGATTCACCCGATTGGCAAGGTCCACCGCAAGGGCAAGAACAACTCCGTGACCGCAGAGCCTGACGATGTCGGCTCGCCCTGGGCCATCCAGGACCACACGGCCACCCACCCGGAGTTGGGCACGATGGAGGACTTCGAGAAACTGGTCGAGCGCGCTGAGGAACTTGGCCTGGAGGTCGCACTCGATTTGGCCCTGCAGGCTTCCCCGGATCACCCCTGGGCGAAATCCCACCCGGAGTTTTTCACCGTGCTTCCCGATGGCACCATTGCCTACGCCGAAAACCCACCGAAGAAGTACCAGGACATCTACCCGCTGAACTTCGACAATGCCCCGGATACGATCTATGAAGAGATCTACCGCGTGGTCATTGGCTGGGTCGAAGCTGGTGTTACCACCTTCCGCGTGGATAACCCGCATACCAAGCCGGCGAACTTCTGGTCCTGGCTCATTGCCAAAGTGCATGCCACCTACCCGGATGTCATCTTCTTAGCGGAGGCCTTTACTCGCGCCCCGCGCCTGTTTGGTCTGGCAAAGTCCGGCTTTAGCCAGTCTTATACCTACTTCACATGGAAGACTTCCAAGCCGGAGCTGACGGAGTTTATGGAGATGCACCGCGAGCAGGCTGATATTTGCCGCCCGAATCTCTTCGTCAACACCCCGGATATTCTGCACGAGTCGCTGCAGACTGGCGGTCGTGCGATGTTTGCCATCCGCGCGGTGCTGGCCTCTACCCTCTCACCACTGTGGGGTGTCTACTCCGGCTTTGAGCTCTACGAGCACCAGGCCGTCAAGCCCGGCAGTGAGGAATACCTGGATTCGGAGAAGTACGAGCTGCGCCCGCGTGATTTCCAGGCAGCGGTCAACTCCGGGGATTCGCTGGAGTCCTTCATCCGACTGCTCAACACGATTCGTCGCGAGAACCCAGCGCTGCAGCAGCTGCGCAATCTGCACTTCCACAACGTCGATAACTCGAATATCATCGCCTACTCCAAGGTCGATACCGTTTCTGGCAACGTCGTGCTCGTCGTGGTCAGCCTGGATCCGCGCAATCCGCAGGAAGCCACCGTGGATATCGATATGGCTGCCATTGGACGCAACCCCGGTGAGGTCTACACCGTCCAGGACGTCATTACCGGTGCTGCGTATTCCTGGTCGAACCGTAACTTCGTGCGTTTGGAGCCGCTGCGCGATGTCGCTCACGTGTTCATCTTGCCGGATGCCGACGCCGAACTGCGCGAGCAGATAGCCTGGCGAGAAGTCACCGACTACCGGCCATAA
- a CDS encoding F0F1 ATP synthase subunit epsilon, producing the protein MAEITAELVAVERLLWTGKATMVTAETTEGEIGVLPGHEPMVGQLAENGVVTIHPVDGDRKVAAVQGGFLSVTQDKITVLAEWAQWSDEVDDKALEADAESGSDQDKSRADAARRAVRRSER; encoded by the coding sequence ATGGCTGAAATCACTGCCGAACTGGTTGCCGTCGAGCGCCTGCTGTGGACCGGTAAGGCCACTATGGTGACGGCTGAGACCACCGAGGGTGAGATCGGCGTGCTTCCTGGACACGAGCCGATGGTTGGCCAGCTGGCCGAAAACGGTGTCGTGACCATCCATCCAGTCGACGGCGACCGCAAGGTTGCCGCCGTCCAGGGTGGGTTCCTCTCCGTAACCCAGGACAAGATCACCGTCTTGGCTGAGTGGGCTCAGTGGTCCGACGAGGTCGACGACAAGGCATTGGAAGCAGACGCTGAGTCTGGTTCCGATCAGGATAAGTCCCGCGCTGACGCTGCACGCCGCGCCGTGCGTCGTTCCGAGCGCTAG
- a CDS encoding F0F1 ATP synthase subunit gamma, whose protein sequence is MANLRELRDRIRSVNSTKKITKAQELIATSRITKAQARVEASQPYAHELSNVMNKLAAASSLDHPMLRQSEDSRVAAILVVTSDRGMCGGYNNNVFKKAASLEALLKKEGYEVVRYVTGSKGVGFYKFREAEVAGSWTGFSQDPSWEATHDVRRHMIEGFIAGSNGTTPAREGLHTEGEGEGIRGFDQVHVVYTEFESMLTQTARAQQLLPVEPVIQDEEYHLGESALSDDNSTEVAPDFDFEPDADTLLEALLPQYVSRILFAMFLEASASESAARRTAMKSATDNATDLVKDLSRVANQARQAQITQEITEIVGGAGALAESAESD, encoded by the coding sequence ATGGCTAATCTTCGCGAACTACGCGACCGCATCAGGTCCGTCAATTCGACCAAGAAGATCACCAAGGCACAGGAGCTCATTGCTACCTCGCGCATTACCAAGGCGCAGGCCAGGGTCGAGGCTTCTCAGCCTTACGCACACGAGTTGTCCAACGTTATGAACAAGCTCGCGGCGGCTAGCTCGCTAGACCACCCGATGCTGCGTCAGTCTGAGGACTCGCGTGTTGCCGCGATTCTCGTGGTCACCTCTGACCGCGGTATGTGCGGTGGCTACAACAACAACGTCTTCAAGAAGGCAGCTTCTCTAGAAGCTCTGCTGAAGAAGGAAGGCTATGAGGTTGTCCGTTACGTCACGGGCAGCAAGGGCGTCGGCTTCTACAAGTTCCGTGAAGCCGAGGTCGCGGGTAGCTGGACCGGTTTCTCTCAGGATCCGTCCTGGGAGGCAACTCACGATGTCCGCCGTCACATGATTGAGGGCTTCATCGCCGGTTCCAACGGCACCACCCCAGCCCGCGAGGGCCTGCATACCGAAGGCGAGGGCGAAGGTATCCGCGGCTTCGACCAGGTTCACGTGGTCTACACGGAGTTTGAGTCCATGCTGACTCAGACCGCACGTGCGCAGCAGCTGCTGCCGGTGGAGCCAGTTATTCAGGATGAGGAATACCACCTTGGTGAGTCCGCACTGTCGGACGATAACTCCACTGAGGTTGCACCGGACTTCGATTTCGAGCCGGATGCAGACACCCTGCTGGAAGCTCTGCTTCCGCAGTACGTCTCCCGTATCCTGTTTGCTATGTTCTTGGAGGCTTCTGCTTCCGAGTCCGCTGCACGCCGTACCGCAATGAAGTCTGCAACTGACAACGCAACCGACTTGGTCAAGGACCTGTCGCGCGTGGCCAACCAGGCCCGTCAGGCGCAGATTACCCAGGAAATTACAGAGATCGTCGGTGGCGCTGGTGCGCTCGCCGAAAGCGCAGAAAGTGACTAG